The genomic stretch GGCGGCCTTGGCGGAAGTTATGGCGGAAATAGAAACCGCGTTTATGGTCAGGCATCGGCTGCTGGCCGTCGAAAATGATTTTTTCGGTGATACGGTTACTGTAACAGGGCTGCTTACGGGGCAGGACATCCTGCGGAGCATAAACAAACTTGTCGTAAAGCCTGGGCGCGTTGTCTTGCCGGGCGTTGCCCTGAAAAGCGAAACCGAAAAAGTCTTTCTTGACGATATGGCCTTGAACGAAATGGAACGCGCGCTTTCGGGCATCCGGGTGGAAGTCGCTTGGAACGCGTCCGAACTGAAAAATCTGCTTTGCGGATAAGAGGTGGCAATGTTGGGAAAAAAACAGGGCATGCTGCAAATCTATACCGGCAACGGCAAAGGGAAAACCACCGCCAGCCTTGGGCTGGCCTTGCGGGCCGCCGGGCATGGGTTCAAGACATTGATGATCCAATTTTTAAAAGGCGACCCGGAATACGGCGAAGTCAAAGCGGCCGGGTTTTTGCCGGGATTTGAAATAAAACAAGCAGGGCGCGATTGTTTCGTCAATTTCGCGGCGCCTGACCCTGTCGATGTAAAAATGGCGGCCGAGGGCTGGGAAATGGCAAAAGCAGCCATACTTTCGCAAAAATACGACATGATTATTTTGGATGAAATAAATATAGCTATGGGAACAAAATTGCTGCCGGCCGCAGAAGTCGCCGGTTTCTTGCGCGAAGTTTTTCCGCAGCCGGCGGAAATAATTCTGACAGGCAGGATGGCGCCGGCGGAAGTAGTCGAGTTAGCCGACCTTGTGACGGAAATGCAAGAAACACGCCATTATTTTGGCAAAGGCGTTCATTCGCGCAACGGGATTGATCATTGAGAGTGAGGATGCATGATGCCACGACCGATCGTAGCAATAGTAGGCAGGCCGAATGTCGGCAAATCTACGCTGTTTAACCTGATCGCGAACAAAAAAATCTCCATTGTCGAAGACAATCCGGGCGTTACCCGCGACCGCCTGTACGCGCCCGCCCAATGGCTGGACAAAGACTTCATGCTGGTCGATACCGGCGGGATAGAAAGCGACAGCAAAGATGAAATGTTCGCGCATATAAGGGCGCAGGCCGAAATTGCCATCAAAGAAGCGGACGTTATCGTTTTTCTGGTTGATGCCCGCGACGGCCTTTTGCAGCAGGACGAGGCAGTGTGCGCTATCTTGCGCAGCGCGAAAAAATCCGTGATACTGGCCGTGAACAAAACCGATTCACCCAAACAGGAAGCCTTGGTCTATGATTTTTACAGCCTGGGGCTGGGCGATCCGATACCGATATCTTCCG from Acidaminococcales bacterium encodes the following:
- a CDS encoding cob(I)yrinic acid a,c-diamide adenosyltransferase — protein: MLGKKQGMLQIYTGNGKGKTTASLGLALRAAGHGFKTLMIQFLKGDPEYGEVKAAGFLPGFEIKQAGRDCFVNFAAPDPVDVKMAAEGWEMAKAAILSQKYDMIILDEINIAMGTKLLPAAEVAGFLREVFPQPAEIILTGRMAPAEVVELADLVTEMQETRHYFGKGVHSRNGIDH